The Populus nigra chromosome 4, ddPopNigr1.1, whole genome shotgun sequence genome contains the following window.
ACACATAACAGAAGACCTAACTAAATATCCTCTCCTCTAATAAACAGGTCCATGTATTCTCAAACACACAGAAAATATGGTCCTAGAATCACCTTCCAAGGAATTATTCAATCATAGAAGCTGAAAAAGATAGAAGGTAAAAGCTTTAATGACAATTAACCAACCATTCTACAAAGCAGCATTcacaaaatactaaaaagaaTTTGCATTAACATTTGACAACGCTAATTCATCAGTGCGTGATCACGAATTGAGATGGATCCATTTTCAATAGTTAGAGCAgcaattaagaatataaaacaAGATTAATAACAGCAGCTAACAGAGCCCAATTTTCAAGGAAGAAACACAGAAAGAccaagaaaggaagaaaagtgCTCACGCGGAGGCAGAGGGACCAAGAAAAGGGTTTTCAAGAAGAGGCTGAAACGACATTCTCCCCAAGGCCTTGAAGGCGCAGTCGCCGTGAGAATTATAGCCACAATCATTGACGGCCATTGTGATAAGAAAGACTACCAAGTGGATGATAACGAATGCAAAAATGACACAGGTGTCTCTTCTTCTCCTACGAGAACGGGGTTTAAAGAATGGGGTCTTGTTTTCATCTTGAAGAAATTCTGTTCGGAAATCGAAAGAGAATGTGGTTTCTTGATGATCTTGAATTGGCTCTGCAATGCTGATCTTGGtatcatcttctttttcttccatttttcttctaTAGCAAGACTGAgtgattttcttggttttatgaGTTCTAACCGAATCAAAGCGTATAAAAGAGACTTCGTTATGGCAGTTGGGTTTGGCGGGAAGCATGTGTACCGGTAGACAGTTTAGCTCGAAGCtaagagatatttatttatttgttgagaCAGTTATTCACCAGTGGATCCGTGGCGCAATGGTAGCGCGTCTGACTCCAGATCAGAAGGTTGCGTGTTCGATTCACGTCGGGTTCAATTCCCCTTTTATTTtcctatattatattaatatcatGGTTAGTGGTAAGAAAATAGGTTggcagatttttatttttttctctgttaCAAAGTGGGATGTGATGTTTAAGGGTAAGGTTAGCAATTACTTTGATACTATTGGTATATTGGTAGCCGAGGCTacgataataattattttttaaagtgtttttattaaaaaatatattaaattaatattttttattttaaaaaaattatttttaatactaatacatcaaaataatttgaaaatataaaaaaaatattaatttgaaaaaaaattaaaaaaattaatttttttaaaaatacttttaagaaataaaaataaaaagcttttcTTGACAGCTCCCAATGATATCTTTGATTGTGAAATGTGTTTAAGAACACACAAACACGGATAAGGAAGCCCCACCTTAATATTTTGTGCTGTGTTGTTGCTGAAATTTTTCGTCAGCGAGTCGATGCATGGTTATATTGACCATCTACTAATGCAAGGACTAATTACGCAATACCTATATTTTTCCAGCAGATCTTTGGGGCTATTTCAAAGATTAATTTTCTCTAGATAGTTTGGGattaaaagagattttaattGATCTTTTAAAATCTGAGAATCAAATggttttcaaaactaaattgCATGAGTGACTAGATGCAAACAATAGCCAGGAGAAGTAATGATTCTCACCacaaaattattgatttgtgaactatttagaaaagaaaagcaacccccccccccccctccctatcgatagagagagagattttatgtttttcaaaagtAAGTGGTAGGAAACGGAAAagtgagattaaaaaatattttacatatagaatattcttttataaaatattttatatatagaatattttttaatgtttggcttgcaaaatatttttttgatggtGGTGGAAGCGATGGTGGTGAGATGGGGATAATAAACCAGTCATGGTagtagtaaaaaataaagataatggtGAAGAGAAATGTGAAGAGATGGTCATAGTAATGGTAAAATAAAAGGTGATTGTAAGACCGTGGTGGTGGTTGTGGTAGGGAAAGATGAGGTGGTGGTGAGATGTCAtggtaatgataaaaaaaagataacggTGAAGAGAAATACAAAGAGACGATCATGGCAATGGTGAAATAAAAGGTGGTTGTAAGATGGTGTTAATGGTGGTTGTGGTAGGGAAAGATGAGGTGTTGGTGAGATGATGGTCACAGTGTAGGAGATGGCGATGAGGTAGTAATGGtgatggtgaaaaaaaaaagatggaagtgATAGTGGTTATGGTGGTGGTTGTGAAATGGAGATAATAGTTGAAATAGTTGAATTATATTATAAGTaaattactatttataaaatatttaatggaaCTTAAAAGGCTGAAGATATTACTCTCTAAAAATAAAGTGTTTATAGAAAAGATGTATCTTAATGATGACTTCTTCAAAGTGAATATGATGACTATTGTAACTACgaatgagaagaaaaataacagtaatgtatatttttcttacttGCTTGAGTCCGGTAACATGTGACATGGCATGTTAGGtcatgtgaattataattatatacaatagttaataaatcttgatttattaccttgtattatgttttaaaaaaataataagtgtgAGGTTGTATAGAATCAAGATTCACAAAAacttcttttcatttaattaaaaaagtaataaacatCTATGTTTAATTCACTTGGATATTAGTGATTTAAAGTTTGTTCAAACTAgaggtgaaaaaaaatattatattatttttatagatgcACAagttattgttataattatttactTAGAAGCAAAAATGAAGCTCTTAAGATGtttaaacattataataatgaagttgaaaattaacttgataagaaaataaagtaataagAAGTGATAGATATGGAAAATTCAAAGCACcatttgataaattttgtttctaaaatgttatTATTCACCAAACTACTGTTCATTTTCACGTTAACTAAATGACATTATACAACGCAAGAAttgaactttaaaataaatgataaatgtCATTTCGATAAATTCAGGATCACCTCAAAACTTGTGTGGAGAGACAATTTTAATTGTCAATTATATACTTAATAAAGTAGATACCATGGAAAGGTAGAACACCTTCATACAAATACCtcaaagtataaaaatatctaaaaaaggTAGTGATACTTGATCCTAAAAGGGTTAATAAAGAATCTAAAACTATATATTGTGTATTTATTGGATATGCTTACAATAATAGGGCATATTCATTTATAATTCACAAGCCAAGTATTAAGAATATTGATCATAATATCATTCTTCAAATATGTATTTCCATGAAAAGAAGcacaaaaaatttattcatttgaGAGAATGACATGGACTAGCTTAAATAATCATCatcaattaaatgataataaagctGAGTAGAGAATAagtaaaagagcaaaaaaataatcaaaatatttggttttagttttttaacatacttgttagaaaataaacatCGGACATATTTGAGGCAATACCATATTGTAgagtttcatattaaaaaatgacaatcaaTAGTGAAATAGAATATATTATCTATAATCATATATTGGAACAAGTGAATCTACCTCTCGAAATGAACCATTAAGctataaataaaacttcaaataaAGATGAAAGCTCGTGGTatcaatgatgaaaataaagttgGCTATGTTATGAAAGGATctagacaacaaaaaaatatgaattattttgatacatattCATCTATATCAAGAATAATTTTCATATGAACGTTAATAATCAtcgcaacaatttttttttggattcgaggaaacctcACCCTCTagaaagcgcactttgtggaCCTAGATGAGCGAATAAAATCTCGGTTATCCCatgctcttacaagaggtgcacgccctgactcgaactcgagacctgttGTGCAGATCTCAAACCCTTTGCCATCACACTACGCTCCTTGGAGACTTAGATTAAAtagatgtaaaaaaatatgaacattAATAATCATCGCAACAATGAACAagcttaaaatacattaaatagatataaaaatagcTTTCGATAACTTAGATGCGgagatttatataaaacaacccATGAGGtttaatattaatagaaaaagaaaaaaaattatttttaacatgtactttaattatgttataataCTTCTCAGTCTAAAGAGGAActatttttcctgttttttttttattgtcagaCTTCATAAATTTGACaagatcaaatattaaatacccgctcaagccaaaaaaaaattaaaaaacatcggCATAATAATAAATCACAAGCTCGAATACATACATATATGTGCGTGAGAgagtaattaaaaattatcgtCATCCCGAGTTTTGGATTCATTGACAATCAAATAGTCACAATACACTACTGCAGGAACATTATTCTatcatttagtatttttaatattaacatattaaaataatataaaaaaattaaaaatttacagcAAGCCACGCTTCCAAACATGTTCTTGACTAGGACTCCTCACGACTTTTTAATTGTAGAGGGACTAaagttatataaataaatcacggtgataattaattacataaacCGCCTCCTCTTCGCGACTGCATACCTGACTGTCCTCTCCTCTCCATCACTTTTAAGTTTCTGGGTAAGCTCCTAATTTCTCGAAGAACCCTTTTTCATTATCGTCTATCcgggttttgttttattttattttatgtttttctttatgttgGTTGCCATTGCCATTGGATGTCTAATTCTCTAGATTCAAGAATGGTATTTAACTGTTAATTTCTCAGGGGATTCGGAATGGATTCTAGAAATGGATCAGTATCTGAAGCTCCATTGGATGCAGAAATCGAATCGTTTTTTGATTCGGCTCCTCCTCTAAAAGACAGTGCTGGGATtataaagaaattgaaggaATTCATTGAATACAATTCTACTCCACCTGGTAAGAACTAACTCAATTACTTGCACATCTTCATAGATAAATAACCATAATATTAGTGTTTAATTAGGTGTTAGTTGTATTGATAGGTCAGTAAATGCAGGAAAGGGGAGTCCTAGAAGGGTTGTGTGTGTGACATCTGGTGGCACCACAGTTCCATTGGAGCAACGTTGCGTCCGTTACATTGATAATTTCAGCTCAGGCCATAGAGGAGCTACTTCTACCGAGTAATCAAATTTTGGAACCTATCAAATAGAGAAGCCCTTTTATACACTCTTCTCAATTGTAATGATTTTATTGCAGATATTTTATCAAGGCTGGGTATGCTGTTATCTTTTTATATAGGAGGTAAATTTCTATGTTTTTATAAAGCTGTGTGTTTGTTGCTCCTTTCTATTGCTACTAATTTTTTGTTGGGAAGTgagtaaaggaaaaaataaacaatcaagaacgggtttttattttggataataTATGGCTTTCTTATGCAGAGGAACTTTCCAGCCTTATTGCCAATCTCTTCCTGAGGATCCGTTACTTGAATGCTTTGAGTGCTCTGATGACTCTATTATTCAaggtttgttactttttttttcctgcaaataaattaaacttgCTGATCAGTTGATAGATGTCTGttagtttgatttgatttgaccTGATCATAAATGATTCTTATATGGCCTGACTTAGGCGTGTTGCCTAATTTGTTATGATAGGCTGGCATTCTTTCCATTTCCAAACATTGTATTGGCTGGAGATAACGTGTCCAACATTGATGGTTTAGGAGCTTTGTGGTTGATTCTTCAgatattattattgtgaaccatttttttttatcctggaAGATTAGCTATAATCGGCAATATCTTGTTGATTCTGTCATATAATCAAACTGTGTCAACAATGGAGGGTTCCATTTATTTAAccaatttttctttatatttcagTGCGCCAACCACACACCGAAGCAGTGAAGAGAGCTGTTAGTGATCATCATGCTGTATGAACTATTAATAACTTACATCCAGCGTTCTAGAAATTTCACTCATTTGACCCTGTTTGTTGTATAGTTTGAGGGCAAAACTTTAGCTCACCGTAACAATGAGCCAACTCAGGATTTCGGGTTTATTGCAGGCTATAGCTGGAGGTCACCTGTTAAAACTTCCATTTACAACCATATTTGAGTATCTTCAGGttagcttttaaaattgtttcCATAAATTCCAAAGCAATGTGCTAGCTGCCACAATAATTGCCTATCATTTCTTGTCCTGGTAAAAAATCCATTTGTTTGTTCATGATGGATATcagtttttctgttctttcataGGTTTTCACATGCAATACATACTTTTTATGAATGAGTTGCCAATTAGATGAGTTTAGCTCCAATTGTGACTAGTATGTTGAACATTCTGGCAAAAGTTCACATGCCTTTCCTAACCATTGCCATATCAGCCCAGGGATTCTTCATTAACCATTCAGTGGTTTGGCTTTTTATGTATAAgttaaagtaatttattttatttttttacaattttctcTATCTGTATTCTTTTCTGTCCAAgctgttttttatttctcacaCACTGAGATATGTGTGACAGCTATTTTACATTCGTATGTGTTGAATGCATGTCTTGAATTGTTGGCAGATTTTACAAAGCATTGCAATGTCAATGAAGGATCTTGGGTCGCTTGCTGTGTTTTATCTTGCTGCTGCTGTATCTGACTTTTATGTTCCATGGAAGAGCATGGTAATACTCAAATAAAGTAATACTCTCTTGATTGATAGCATTTAGTTTCAGGATCATCTGTTAGGAAATACAGATTGAAAGTTGGCAACTGATTATTCCTGGGACCTTGACAGTTAATTGATTTGGAAGATGAAATTGCTTGAGTGTATGTTATCAGTTGTAATTCGCTCGGTTATATCTGCAGGCAGAGCACAAGATTCAGTCAGCATCTGGTCCTTTGGACATGCGACTAGTGCAGGTCCCGAAAATGCTCTCAGCACTGAAGAAAGAATGGGCTCCCATGGCCTTCTGCATATCATTCAAGGTTAGatatttgtgtgtttttttttttaacaaattcaaGATTAGATGTTGTGCCACCCTTCTTAATGTCTTTTTTGGGAATGCAAAGATGTTTGAGCATATCTTTGAAAAGGTTTATTAGATGACGAGCTGTAGTTGGACTGATTACTGTACAATATGTGAACAGTAGAAAATGTTTCCAAAGGTTATATCTGGGCACTGAGCATTTATATTGACAAATTGGTTGATAATTGTTGAACAGAAACctaatttataattccattttttttctcattctcaGTTTTACTAAATACGTATGCAGGGAAGACAGTGTGGTCCCTTATTATTTCCTGTGTCTTAACAAAAGACTGATGAAATGTTTGTGTATTTGGACAATGCACTAGTACCTTTATGGTAGAGAACTTCATATAGAAgtatttgaatttgaatggaGGTTTAATATGATTCTATTAAAAGTTTTTTGCGTACTCCTTTCACCTGCTTTGAAAGGAAAAGGTGATCACAACTTGACTTGTTGCGTGTTACGATTAGCTAGGTTTCAACCTGGGATATTTGCTAGTTGGCCCTGATTTTTGTTGCTTCTTTTTTCTAACAGCTTGAGACAGATTCAAAGATTCTTTTGGAGAAAGCTGAAATGGCTCTTAAAAAGTACAGAATGCATATGGTTGTTGCGAATGAGCTTTCGACTCGCAAAGAGGAAGTTACAGTTGTCACTGGTAATGAAAAGATTCTCGTGTGTCGTGACAAGACACAGGCTGATTCTGATGTGGAAGAACCCCTCATTGAATTAATTGTGGGCAGGCATTCAGCTTATGTTAAGGATTCTGATTTATGACTTTTTAGCTAAACAGCATAAGATACGCAACACATACACAAAACACTTTTCTCACTCTCTCTGAAGTGAAGCTAAAAGACTTGTTTGGCATTGCCAAAGtgccttctcttcttttttaatttctgttcAAGTTGATCAACAGAAGATATTGAATAGTTCTTTATCATGTAACCAATCCTTGTTTGAAATGAATAAAGATAAATGTCTGTGACTTCCCCCTCCCCGATAATGTTTTCCAGTCCGGAAGAAACGCCGAACAGCTACTGTACTCCAAATGTATACTTTCTTATTCCAAACTAATTCTGCAACTAGTAGGTTCATGTGCTTCATTTCACATGGTTTTAGTGGGTCACCAGTGCTGGTGGCGCAAACAAGTCATCATGTTTCTTTGCCTTTTTGCTGATTGGAGGATAATATGCAGCTGCTGGTGCCATGGCATTATCCTTCAAGTCATGCTGTTTCCCAGTGTCTTCAGCCTTCAGGTAACACCTTGGAACCAATTTTACACTAGAACTGATTTCCATTACTTAATTAGATTGAATTCATGTTTGAAATAGGTTTATTGCGGAATATATcattattgaaaattgaaaattgaggaatttatttgaacaaaattattgaaaatatatcatttaccGCTTAATACTGTCATTTCTATCTAACTTGTATTTTGTTCTTTGAAACCACCGGCTAAATTTCTACATGCCAAACACTtcattagatttttcttttctttatttattttggaaaacTCAATTACcatccaacaaaataaaattagcattgtcacaagtgaaaaataaaataaaatcatgttccaCGTGCCTCTAACATTAACAAAAGTCAATAAACCAATTGTCTTGGGATTGAAAAGCAAGCCAACGAATCGACTCAAAACACTGACCATCTCCACCAATAAACCAAGATGATATTTGACTAATTTTCTTCAACTCATCTTAGTTATCAGATTATGGGTATTTTATTGCTAGTATAGAGGATTAGATTTTGAAGATCAAAGAATTTTTCAAGCAGGGGAGAGAGTtggggtgattttttttttatggtgaattCCGAAGTCGTTTTCCTTAGGTTGCGATTTAGAATCGTACGGAAATCACTTTATTTAATGGATTGTAGAGTTCATTTCTGTTGCTTTGGGCATTCTAAACGTTATAATTGGGCTAACAGTGCTGGGTTGATTTCATTATTGCTAAATTCTTAATTGTGGGGCAACCATACCTTGCCAATCCTGCAACTATTTGGTCACTCAGGCGGTGCCGTGCACAATCACAACCGCCGTCAACAAGGTAGTCCATAATCTGGACTTGCCTTTTATCTACAATTTAACCCACTGGATACCTTTTTTATGGAGGTGCCACCCCTCGCCCAACAAACAAAAACgagaaaacagagagaaacaGCATAACTCGTGCAGGGGAGGTTAATGTTGTCGTACTGGCTCTGGCTCACAAAGATTCCAACAGCTCTAGAATGGGGACAACGATCTTCGAAGACCTATACATCATTCACGCTCTAACAGTATGCTACTAACTGCCTCGAGCAACCTTCTACGCGGCAACCAAAGTACCATAAGAAAgtcttcttaaaaaaatgaaaataaatgaataaaaaaatataaagggaaAAGAAATGAGAGAGATACTATTTGAGAGAGAGTTTTTCCGAGGGAAGTGCCAACTTGTCATTCATTTCTTACTCGGAAAAGTAATCATATATACAGTTTACTTTTGTACAAGTAGAATACGTGCTGCAATGCAGCTAGTAGACCAACTGTATAGTATCTCTACAGTGCTTCATCAGCATCTGTGTCCAGCTCAAGCCCTTCTGCAGCTAAAAGCTGGCTAATGGACCGTTTTTTTTCCTCTGCTTTCTTTCGCATCAAATCCCTTTTCTTCAATACAAGTGTGTGACGCTTCATTGTGCTGGAAAAGTATTCCATGGATGCCTTTTTCTCTTTTGCTAGAATCCGTCTCTCTTCATCAGGGTCAGTCTAAActtccaaaaaaggaaaagttttTGAGCGACACAAGAAAGAAGTAATTGATTGAACAGTTGGCAAATCATCCAAGGAAAGGGAgttttataaaaacttttaaagatttcaacgaaaagaaaaggattggtAAACCTCGCCGATGAAAAAAGCAaacataacataatatttaaatggtGCCACTTGTTTCAGCCAACAGCGAAAATAATGCAACAGAAGTGTAATTGAAGCTGCTGATTGCAGGTTTGATTACCAAATACAGTGGTAGCGAAAATGACACCAACAGATAACATTCCATTGATGCTTGCTAGTGGTACAAGATAAGTTCTGTTGAAGCTTGCTAAGGTTCCATCAATTGTTTACTATGAATGATATTACAATCAGATCTCATCGACCAGAACAATATGATTCATATGGCTAACTACAGactataatatgaatattaaatcCATTGAATTTCACCTATGAATTGAAAAGTTTGAATAAATAAAGACATATATATAGATGATGATAAAGGAGCTCCAGTGCAAGACACTTGAGAACGAACAGAATTAACCTTTGTACGAGAAAGACGGCGTACACGGAGATTCATCTCAAGCTGCTGTTGCTCAGCCCAAGCCATGATCGCCATATCACCCCGTTGATCAAAAGCTGTTCTTTTTTTCATAAGCCACTCCATCCATGCTTGTGAGGCCTGGAAGAAGAGAAATTGTAATTCATTAAGGGGATATGCCTGACACTAATACCACATTGGCACAGCTATAACAGTAAGTAGTACCTTCATTGGATTGACTCTGTTATCCATATCGTATTGTCTTCGCTCCTCATCATCCATTAGCAACTCATATGCAGCTTGAATCTTGATGAATCTAGCTTCAGCTGTTTCTCCTTCCTCAAGAGTGCCCCTTCCGtcataaacttaacatggaaaAAATGAAGAGATAAGCTCCAGCACAGAGTAGTTAAGGAGACACGAGTGGATATTCTAGCAGCACAGCAGAGACAAGAAATTATTCTGCAAAAACTGCCCATAACTCATCATAAAACTAAATACAACCATTTAATACAAGAAGCAGCACCAGAAGTTAACTAATATACAGATCCATTCAACAATAACGACaatacttcttcttcttctcatgaGGCATTGGTCTGGTGGTTAAGGCCGAAACCCCTGGGATTAAAGTGT
Protein-coding sequences here:
- the LOC133691222 gene encoding phosphopantothenate--cysteine ligase 2; translation: MDSRNGSVSEAPLDAEIESFFDSAPPLKDSAGIIKKLKEFIEYNSTPPGKGSPRRVVCVTSGGTTVPLEQRCVRYIDNFSSGHRGATSTEYFIKAGYAVIFLYRRGTFQPYCQSLPEDPLLECFECSDDSIIQVRQPHTEAVKRAVSDHHAAIAGGHLLKLPFTTIFEYLQILQSIAMSMKDLGSLAVFYLAAAVSDFYVPWKSMAEHKIQSASGPLDMRLVQVPKMLSALKKEWAPMAFCISFKLETDSKILLEKAEMALKKYRMHMVVANELSTRKEEVTVVTGNEKILVCRDKTQADSDVEEPLIELIVGRHSAYVKDSDL
- the LOC133691232 gene encoding uncharacterized protein LOC133691232, with protein sequence MSSSSSSSLRTTCRPHTVLTSFTCSSSSRHQPRSRIRVSFRTPPDCNKPPPSFFSPWLIHTNNNDPWFRVNHKRTIVRAWTEPKSPYETLELERDADEEDIKVAYRRLAKYYHPDVYDGRGTLEEGETAEARFIKIQAAYELLMDDEERRQYDMDNRVNPMKASQAWMEWLMKKRTAFDQRGDMAIMAWAEQQQLEMNLRVRRLSRTKTDPDEERRILAKEKKASMEYFSSTMKRHTLVLKKRDLMRKKAEEKKRSISQLLAAEGLELDTDADEAL